A part of Curtobacterium sp. MCLR17_036 genomic DNA contains:
- the pheA gene encoding prephenate dehydratase, protein MTDPAAPSDTYSYLGPAGTFTEAALKLVEAAAGKPWRSVNNVGEALDDVVTGRSVGAVIAIENSVDGGVSATQDALARIPGVRITGEYLVPVDFVLVARPGTTLADVRTVNAHPVAYAQTHHWLEANLPGHGHIPASSNVAAATALLDAQPTADAAVAPPGITEHHDVVVLASSIGDNASAVTRFVLVSKTLALPEPTGADKTSVIVELPADHPGALVDMLEQFATRGINMGLLSSRPIGDELGRYRFNIDLDGHVRDERVADALLGLRRFSPRVTFLGSYPRADGERPEVPARYSDAAFVEARDWLRGIVSGEPDAD, encoded by the coding sequence CGTACTCCTACCTCGGACCGGCCGGCACCTTCACCGAGGCGGCCCTCAAGCTCGTCGAGGCGGCGGCCGGCAAGCCCTGGCGCAGCGTCAACAACGTCGGCGAGGCCCTCGACGACGTCGTGACCGGCCGCTCGGTCGGCGCGGTCATCGCGATCGAGAACAGCGTCGACGGCGGGGTGAGCGCCACCCAGGACGCCCTGGCCCGCATCCCCGGCGTGCGGATCACGGGGGAGTACCTGGTCCCCGTCGACTTCGTCCTCGTCGCCCGACCCGGCACCACGCTCGCCGACGTCCGCACCGTCAACGCCCACCCGGTGGCCTACGCGCAGACCCACCACTGGCTCGAGGCGAACCTGCCCGGCCACGGCCACATCCCGGCGTCGTCGAACGTCGCCGCCGCGACCGCGCTCCTCGACGCGCAGCCGACGGCGGACGCCGCGGTCGCCCCACCCGGCATCACCGAGCACCACGACGTCGTCGTGCTCGCGTCGTCGATCGGCGACAACGCGTCGGCCGTCACCCGCTTCGTGCTCGTGTCGAAGACCCTCGCCCTGCCGGAGCCGACCGGCGCCGACAAGACGAGCGTCATCGTCGAGCTGCCCGCCGACCACCCCGGCGCCCTGGTCGACATGCTCGAACAGTTCGCGACGCGGGGCATCAACATGGGCCTGCTGTCGTCACGGCCGATCGGCGACGAACTCGGCCGCTACCGCTTCAACATCGACCTGGACGGCCACGTCCGTGACGAACGCGTGGCCGACGCACTGCTCGGCCTGCGCCGTTTCAGCCCCCGGGTGACGTTCCTCGGGTCGTACCCCCGCGCCGACGGCGAACGACCCGAGGTGCCGGCCCGCTACTCGGACGCCGCGTTCGTCGAGGCGCGGGACTGGCTGCGCGGGATCGTGTCGGGCGAGCCCGACGCGGACTGA
- a CDS encoding diacylglycerol kinase family protein, whose amino-acid sequence MSTPSETAPADQDALPTEQRTAAVVYNPVKVHLPTLKRTVQEHQEQAGWAETLWFETSEEDPGGGMARAAVEAGADVIAAAGGDGTVRAVAEVVHESGSTLALLPSGTGNLLARNMKLPLDDLTASVRSIFHGDDRKIDFGMLRIERPGGERERYGFLVMAGLGLDARMLVNTRPELKKKVGWLAYVDSLFRSVRDADAFEFRYQLDDDGNRSLRAHSLIVGNCGMLQAGAILLPDAEIDDGVFDIAVMRPRGFFGWVRIGARVFYENGILRAFRRSKLSNTVVGQRIVSKSREERPLRYLRGQEFTARLERPDEFEIDGDPVGEVIAFRSRIDPMGLSVRVPDPADDRHGSRQVP is encoded by the coding sequence ATGTCGACCCCTTCGGAGACCGCGCCCGCGGATCAGGACGCCCTCCCCACCGAGCAGCGGACGGCCGCGGTGGTCTACAACCCGGTCAAGGTCCACCTGCCGACCCTCAAGCGCACGGTCCAGGAACACCAGGAACAGGCCGGTTGGGCCGAGACCCTGTGGTTCGAGACGTCGGAGGAGGACCCGGGCGGCGGCATGGCCCGCGCCGCGGTCGAGGCCGGTGCCGACGTCATCGCGGCGGCGGGTGGTGACGGCACGGTCCGTGCGGTCGCCGAGGTCGTGCACGAGTCCGGCTCGACCCTCGCCCTGCTGCCGAGCGGCACCGGCAACCTGCTCGCGCGCAACATGAAGCTGCCGCTCGACGACCTGACCGCCAGCGTCCGGTCGATCTTCCACGGCGACGACCGCAAGATCGACTTCGGGATGCTCCGGATCGAGCGGCCCGGCGGCGAGCGCGAGCGCTACGGCTTCCTGGTGATGGCGGGTCTGGGCCTCGACGCTCGGATGCTCGTGAACACCCGCCCCGAACTGAAGAAGAAGGTCGGCTGGCTCGCCTACGTCGACTCGCTGTTCCGCTCCGTGCGCGACGCAGACGCCTTCGAGTTCCGCTACCAGCTGGACGACGACGGCAACCGTTCGCTCCGTGCGCACTCCCTGATCGTCGGCAACTGCGGCATGCTGCAGGCCGGTGCGATCCTGCTGCCGGACGCCGAGATCGACGACGGGGTCTTCGACATCGCGGTGATGCGACCCCGCGGCTTCTTCGGCTGGGTCCGGATCGGCGCCCGGGTGTTCTACGAGAACGGGATCCTGCGGGCGTTCCGCCGCTCGAAGCTCAGCAACACCGTCGTCGGGCAGCGGATCGTGTCGAAGTCACGCGAGGAACGGCCGCTGCGCTACCTGCGCGGGCAGGAGTTCACCGCCCGGCTCGAGCGGCCCGACGAGTTCGAGATCGACGGCGACCCCGTGGGCGAGGTCATCGCCTTCCGCTCGCGCATCGACCCGATGGGGCTCTCCGTGCGCGTGCCGGACCCGGCGGACGACCGCCACGGCTCGCGTCAGGTGCCCTGA